DNA from Mycobacterium sp. SMC-8:
CGGGCGCGCGTCGCGAGGTACGCGCAGGGCTGGTGTCCGTTCCGGGCCCCGGCTGTGCTGGCGCAGACCGCCCGTACGGCGCCGTTGGAGACGGTGGACCATCTCCAGGCCGGTGTGGACGATCTGCGCCGTCGCCTGGAGGGCGAGGGCCGCGATCCGTCGGACATCGACATCACGTTCACCAACGATGCGGGTGGCGCTCCCGGTGCCGCGGACTTCAACGCCGACGAGTTCCTCTCCGGCGTCGCCGATCTCGAGAAGGCCGGAGTCACCTGGATTCAGGTGAGCGTGCCGGGGGACAGCCTCGCGCACACGCTGGAGGCCATCGAGGAGTTCGGCGGATCGGTCATCGGGGCGTAGTAGCCGCGACACGCGTCGCATCGATGCCGGTCACCCGGCGACCTTGACAAGGGTCTTGCCGATGTTGGCTCCGGTGAACAAACCGTTGAGTGCGTCGACGCAGGACTCGATGCCGTCGAAGATGTGCTCGCGGTGGGTGATCAGCCCCTGCTCCTCCCAGCTCCGCAGCGCCGCGAACGCCTCGTCGAAGCGGCCCCATTCGTCGAGGGCGTTGAATCCCTGCATCATCGCGGTCTTGGACAGCAGATTGACGTAGTTGGCCGGCCCCGGATGCTCACCGGTGAGGTAGCTGGAGATGACCCCGCAGAGCACCACCCGCGCCTTCTGGGCGAGCCGGCCGAGCACCGCGTCAAGGATCGGGCCGCCGACGTTGTCGAAATACACGTCGACCCCACGCGGGCAGTGCTCCCGCAGCGCCGCGCGCAGGTCGTCGTTGCGGTAGTCGATGCAGGCGTCGAAGCCGAAGTCCTCCACCACCGCACGGCATTTGTGCGGGCCGCCGGCGATGCCCACCACCCGCGCGCCCGCGATCTTGGCGATCTGCCCGGCGACCGAGCCGGTGGCCCCGGCGGCGGCCGACACCACGACCGTCTCGCCCGGTTGCGGACGTCCGATGCCCGTCATGCCGAAGTACGCGGTGGCGCCGGTGGGGCCGTAGATGGACATCACCGCGAGCTGATCCACCTGGTCGCCGGGGCCCGGCACCGGTGTGGTGAAGAGGTCGTCGCGGACGATCGTGTATTCCTGGAACCCGGTCAGCGTGGTCACGATGTCCCCGACCGCGTATGCGGCACAACGGGATTCGACGACCTCGCCGATCCCCGCCGCGCGGATCACCTCGCCGAGCTGCACCGGGGGAAGGTAGCTCGGCTGATCGTCGAGCCAGGTCCGCACCGCCGCATCGATGCCCACGTACGTCGTACGCACCAGTGCCTCACCGTCGGCGGGTTCTGGCACGGGGGCGGTCACCAGTTCGGTGTCACCGGGGGCGACCAACCCGTGCGGTCGGTGGCGCAACACGATCTGTCGGTTCGTCAACGTCGACACCCGGCCGAACCTACCGAAGCGACACTGCCGCCGAGCCCCTATCGGGTCACAACCGCCACAGCGCCTCCTGCGTCGTGGTGGCGATCAACGTGCCGGCGGTGTCGTAGAGCGAGCCCTGGACCAGGCCGCGGGAATCGCCGACGTTGAGCCGATGCACCTCGTAGCGGTGCCAGTTGTGCGGTGTGAAGGGCCGGTGGAACCACACTGAGTGGTCCAGGCTGGCCGCAAAGGTCCCCGACCCTGCTTCCGGCTCCAGCGGCGCCCCGGACGGCCGCGCCACCGGCACCGGACCGAAGTCGGACAGGAACGTCAGCGTGCATGCCCGGATCAGCGGGTCGTCCTCGATCTCGTCGCGGGTGCGGATCCAGAACGGCGGTACCGCGAACACCGAATCGTCGTCGGGCCTGGTGCGGATGTCGAAGCGGTCGGCGAACTCGATGTCCGGTTCCTTGCCCCCTGCTTCGGTCAGGGTCACCGACTGCGCCGGGGTGGGGTGCTCATCGGGGCCGGGCTCGGGGACGTGGAACGACGCGATCATCTCCAGGATCACTGCGCCCTGCTGGATCGCGGTGACGCGGCGGGTGTCGAAGGAGCGCCCGTCCCGGGTGCGCTCCACGTGGAGTTCGACCTCGACCCCGTAGCGGCCGCCCCGCACGAAATACAGGTGTAGCGACTGAGGCAGCTTGCCGGCGCCGACCGTGGCGCCGGCCGCCGCCAGCGCCTGCGCGGCGATCAGACCGCCGAACAACCGCGACCCGGGACCGGCGGCCGCCGGGCAGGCCACAAATACGTCGTCGCGGCGATCGAACCGCACTAGATCGGCGATCCAGCTCTGTTTGACACCTGTCACAAGACGTCGACCCTAGCGGGCCGCAACTGATCCCGGCAGGTCGGCGGTCATGTCGACCTTGTCGCCGTCGAAACTGAGCATGTCTTTGATTCCCAGGCTCTCGGGCAGCGGGTCCGCATAGCTCCACGCCACGTCCTCCACGACGGTCCCCTCGACGACCGCGGTCCAGTACGTGGCGTAGCCCTTGTAGTTGCAGTAACTGGTGGTGTCCGACCGCCGCAGCGCGTCCGTTCGGACGAACGCCGGGGCCACGTAGAGCAGAGGCTGCAGCGCCGTCTCGAACACGATCACCGTGTCGTCGGTATCGACGAGCGTGCTGCCCCCGACGGCCACCCGCAGACTCCGTGCGGTGGGGCGGCAGTCCACCCGGTGGTACGGGTTGGGCGGGTAGTGCACCAGCCGGCGCCCCTCTTCCAGCCAGGTGTCGACCGCGGTCCAGGCCACCACGACATAACCGGGCAGCTCCGGAACCGGCGTGCTCGGCAGCTCGCCGATGTCGGCGGATCGGAACGCGTAGCTCAGCGGCGCACCCCTACGGTGCACCATCCACGCGTCCTCGGTGTCGATCACCGGACGGTTGTCGAGAAACGCCTGCACGCGCCGCGGATGCGGCTCAAGGTAGACCAGGTCTCCGGCGACCGGCGGACTGAACCGACCGGCACGCTCCCGGCTGAGTGGACCGTGCCCGGCCACCAGGCTCATCGAAATTCCCCGGCCCCAACAACTCTCGGACAAATCACAGCGGTTTCCCTTCGCTCGGCGACGTCCTGCAGGAGTTTACAAACTCCTGGTGGATTGTCACAGCAGCGTCCCTCTTCGAGGGCCCGGACGGTGAGACATTCCTGACATCGCCCCCGCGGGAACGGCGATTCGGGCGACCGCGGACCGGCGAAGTGGCGAAAATCGACGAAACGGGTACCACGTTGCAGGCCGGGTGGACGACGAACGAGGTGGCGGGTGAAACGACTCAACGGCGTGGACGCCATGATGCTCTACAGCGAGACGCCGGAAATCCACATGCACACCTTGAAGGTCGGCGTGCTCGATGTGACCGCCGTCGACGGCTTCGACTTCGAGTTCTTCCGCCGGGCCGCGCTGCCGCGGCTGCACGCGCTGGCGCCGTTGCGCTACCAGCTGGTGGACATACCGCTGAAGTTCCATCACCCGATGTGGGTGCAGAACGCGCAGATCGACGTCGACTACCACATCCGCCGAGCGCGGGTGCCGGCTCCCGGCGGGCGGCGCGAGCTCGACCAGCTCATCGGCGAGATCGCGAGCACGCCGCTGGACCGCCGATACCCGCTGTGGGAGATGTATGTCGCAGAAGGATTGGCGGACAACAGGATCGCCGTGATCCACAAGGTACATCACGTGCTCGCCGACGGTGTCGCGTCGGCGAACCAGCTAGCGATGGCGATTCAGCCCCGCGAGCCCGAGGTGGGGGGTCAGCTCGCCGAGGTGCCCCCGGACTCGACAGCGCCGCGCGCCCTACTAAAGGCCGCGGCCCGCGATCACGTGCGTCAGCTGCGCCGGCTGCCCAGGTTGGTCAACGAAACCGCCGCCGGTGTCTCGCGGGTGCGCAGGCAGGCCCGCGAGCGTGGCCGGCATCCCGACCTGGCGCGCAACTTCGCGCCGCCGCCGACCTTTCTCAACCATGTGGTGACGCCGGGCCGCCGCTTCGCCACCGCCCCGCTGGCGCTCGCGGACGTCAAGGAGACCGCCCGACACCTCGGGGTCACCCTCAACGACATCGTGCTCGCCACGGCGGCCGGAGCTCTGCGTGAACTGCAGCTGCGCTACGACAAGAAGGCCGACTCGCCGTTGATCGCGGGTGTGCCCGTCAGTTTCGACACCTCACCCGGGCGGCTCGTCGGTAACGAATTCACTTACATGACACCGTCTTTACCGGTTCATGTACCCGATCCCATCGCGCGGGTGCGGCTCACCGCGACCGCGACCGCCATCGCGAAGGAGAACCACGGCCTGCTCGGGCCGACACTGCTGCCGTCCTGGTTGACCTATCTGCCGCCGGCCGCCACTCCGCCGATCTTCCGGACGCAGGCCCGCCGGGTGGAGTCCGCGATGGTGATGAACCTGACCATCTCCAACGTGCCGGGCCCGAAGGAGCGGGGGGTGATAAAGGGTGCGGTCGTGGACGAGATCTACTCGGTGGGGCCGATCGTCGCGGGCAGCGGGATGAACATCACGGTGTGGAGCTATGTCGACCAACTGTCGATCTCGGTGCTCACCGACGACCGGACGCTGAAAGACCCGCACGAGGCGACCGACGCGCTGATCGCCTCGTTCGCCGAGATTCGCGCCGCGGCCGGTCTGTCCGACAAGCTGACACCTGTCGAGAAGACCCTGCCGCTGGCTCCGGCCCTCTGAACCTCGGAACCTGTTGATCGGCGCGCGCTTTCGCGGCGTCGCAGGTCCTGCCGCTGCGCGCGGAAATCGGATGGAGACTTTACAGATCGACTCCAAAATGTCACCCTGTCTGGAGTGTCACGCGATGCGCGACGCAGACTGGAGGCAGACGGTGAGAGGCCGGACGTTCGAGACAGACGACTTCGCGCAGTTCGAACGACGGCGGTCCGGGGTTCGCATCGCCGGCGAGACCCTGCGCACCTACGACCTGACCGTGTTCGCCGCCGACGTCGACGGCGTGGTCGGCGCCGCGGGCGGTTGGCTGTGCGACCGGGCGCGGGCGGGCTGGCAGGTCACCGTCACGATTCCGCCGGGCCACGACACCCGGGCCCTGAGGATCCTCGGCGTTGACGTCGAGGTGCAGGAGTCCCTCCTCGAGGCGCTGTGCGGTACCGCAGGCGCAGCCGTGGCGATGGACGCGCGAGTGCTGCGGGAGAACGCCGGGTTGCGGGCAGAAATGTCGGCTCTGGCCGACACTGCCCGCGCCGAGATCACCGTCTGGGGCGATGCGGGCTCGTTCGGTCCCGACGGACGATTCGACCGGGTAAGGCACCGGCTCAGTGCCGCCGCCCGTGCGTTCAAGAGCAGGGCATTGCAGACAACCGGTCAGATCGTTGCCGATCTGACCGTCGAGGAATTCGTCAGCGCGGCGCTCTGGTATCCGCCGGACGGCGCCGATCTGGTGCCGCTCCCGAATCGCTAGTGGACGCCGGCGCCCGCCGTTACTGCGTGTCGCGGTGGCGGTGGATGTACCAGCTGCGCGCGACGAACGCGAGCACCACGGCCGCGAAGCCGACCATGAACCAGTCCTCCACCCGTCCGGTGTGATTGCCGTGGATCATCAGCAGCAGGAAGCCCGCCACCAGCAGCCCACCGATCTGGTAGAAGCGGTAGTTCTCCGTCGACCAGCCCCATTCGGCAGACGGCACGTCCTCGACGTCGACACCAGTGCGTCGTTCCACCTCGGTGCTTGCCACGGCTGCTCCTCATGATCGGGCTGACAGTCAACGGTCATTCTGACACAGGCCTACTACGGACCGCCGTAGACCTTGGGCCTACTCGGTAGGCTGGGCGGTCATGGCACCGCAGGTCCTGCAGGACAAGGTCGTTTTCATCACCGGCGCGGCACGCGGCCAGGGCCGCGCCCATGCCGTTCGGTTCGCCGAGGAGGGCGCCGACGTCATCGCGCTGGATCTGTGCGACCAACTCGAGTGCGTCGCCTACCCGATGGCCACCCCCGAGGACCTTGACGAGACGGTGCGGTTGGTCGAGAAGACCGGCCGCCGGATCGTGGCCGAGCAGGGCGACGTCCGCGACCGGAACCGGCTCGCCGACGTGGTGGCCAAGGGAGTGGCAGAATTCGGCCGGCTCGACTTCGTACTCGCCAACGCCGGCATTCTTCCTGCCGCCGGAGCGCAGGGCCGCGACATCACCGCGTTCACCGACGCGATCGCCGTGATGCTGAACGGGGTGTATTTCACCATCGAGGCCGCCCTGCCCGCGCTGCTGCGCAACCCAGACGGCGGCGCGATCGTGATCACCAGTTCGGCAGCCGGGTTCACCTCCGTGAGTACCGAATTCGCCACCATGAACCACGGCGCGGCCGGCTACACCGCCGCCAAGCACGGCGTCGTCGGGGTCATGCGCCACTTCGCCCGCTCGCTGGCCGAGAAGAACGTCCGGGTCAACTCCGTGCACCCCGGCGGCGTGGCCACGCCGATGGTGCTCAACGAGGCACTGGCCGAGTGGGCCGGCGAGCACCCGTCGTTCAGCGCCGCGCAGCAGGCGCTACTGCAACTGCCGATGATGGAACCGCACCACGTCAGCGACACGATGGTCTACCTGTGTGGGCCGTCGGGCCGCTATCTGACCGGCGCCGCGATCCCGTTGGATGCGGGCCAGACGCTGAAGTAGTCAGCCGATGGCGCCGTACCGGCTTTAGCCGATGGCGCCGTACCGGCGCAGCGCCTCGGCGCGTTCCCGCCCGTGGTCGACGATCGGTGCCGGATAGTCCTCGGGCCGGTCGGCCCCGAGGTCGTGCACGTCGTCGACACCGGCCAGCTCGGGCACCCAGCGCCGCACGTAGTCACCGGACGGATCGAACTTCTTGCCCTGGGTCGTCGGGTTGAACACCCGGAAGTACGGTGCGGCGTCGGTGCCGCAGCCGGCCGCCCACTGCCAGCCGTGCTGATTGTTGGCCATGTCGCCGTCGACGAGCTGTTCGAGGAACCAGCGGGCACCCCACTGCCACGGCAGGTGCAGATCCTTGACCAGAAACGACGCCGCGATCATCCGCACCCGGTTGTGCATGAAGCCGACCTCGGCCAGCTGCCGCATACCGGCGTCGACGATCGGGAAACCGGTCCTGCCCTTCTTCCAGGCCTCGAAGGATGTCTCGGCATCCTGGCCGTCGTCGACCTCGATCGTGTCGAAACTCCGGTTCCAGTTCCACCACGTGCTGTCCGGCCATTCACACACCACCGAGGCGTAGAAATCCCGGAACGCCAGCTCGCGCAGATAGGCCTGCGCGCCGTTGCCTCGGCCCAGATCGGCGGCCATCGTCCGCGGATGAATCGCCCCGAATTTCAGATGCGCCGACATGCGGCTGGTGGCCGAAAGATCGGGACGGTTGCGGTCCTCCGCGTAGCCGGTGAGCCCATCGGCGACGAACTGTCGCCACGCCCGCAGCGCCGCCGTCTCGCCGGCGGGGAGCTCGAGCTCAACCCCGGCGTCGGGGATCTGCACCGCGCGAGCGCCCTTCACGTCGGACGGGTGGATCCAGTGCGCCGACTTCGGCCCCGATTCGGCGGGGCGGCGCCAGCCGTGCTTGCGCCACGCCGCGAAGAACGGCGTGAACACCTTGTAGGGGGTGCCGTCGCCCTTGGTCACGCGGCCGGGGGAGACCAGGTAGGGCGAGCCGGTCGCCACCAACTCGATGTCGCCGAGCGCGTCGCGCACCTGGTCGTCGCGACGCCGGCCGAACGGGGTGAAGTCCTGCGACACGTGCACCGACGATGCCCCGATGGCTTTCGCGAGAGCGGGGATCCGGGTCCCGGGATGGCCCTCGGTCACCAGCAGCCGCCCGTCGAGCCGGTCGTGTACGTCGCGCAGCGCGTCGTACAGGTATTGCAGCCGCCGTGGACCCGACGAAGCCTTCAGCCGGGGGTCGAGCACATAGCAGGCCAGCACCTCGGTGTCGGCGCCGTCGACGTCGGCGGCGGCCAGCAGGGCCGGAAGGTCGGAGAGCCGCAGATCGCGGCGCAACCACAACACGGCGGGCATGTCGTTGATGCTGCCCCCAAACTCCGCTAGAGAAACAAGAGCCGGCGAAAGTGACGAAAGGGTAAGCACTGTGCAGTTCTGGTCGGGTGCGGCATTCCTGAAGGCGACCGAGGCCGTGCCGCTGGCGCGGATGCTCGACGAAGCCGGATACGACGGCATGGTGACTTCCGACCACATGATCTATCCGCGCGCGCTGAACTCGGCCTATCCCGATTCGGCGAGCGGGGCGCCGCCGTGGCAGCCCGAGACCGAATGGCCGCACGCGTGGGTGCTGACCGGGGCGATGGCTGCGGTCACCACCCGGTTGCGGTTCTCCAACGCCGTGTACATCGCGCCGGCCCGGCCGCTGCTGGAGGTGGCCAAACAGGTCGCCACCGCGGCGGTGTTGTCCGGCGGGCGGGTGAGCCTGGCCGCAGGCATCGGCTGGATGCGCGAGGAGTACGCGTTGATGGGCCAGGATTTCCGCACCCGCGGCAGACGGCTCGACGAGATGATCCCGGCGCTTCGGGCGCTGTGGCAGGGCGGCTGGGTGTCCTGGAGCGGTGAGCACTACCGGGTGCCCGAGATGATGATCGAACCGCACCCGCCGGGCCCGGTGCCGATCCTGACCGGGGGAGAGTCCGAGGCCGCGCTGCGGCGCGCCGCCCGGCTGTGTGACGGCTGGGTCGGGTACGCCTACCGGTGGGACGACGCGGTCGGCTACGCGCGCCGACTCACCGAACTGCGGCGAGAGTACGGTCGGGCCGACGAGCCGTTCGACATCCTGCTGGCCCTGATGGAGCCCGCCTCCCCCGATCTGTATCTGCGCGCCGAGGAGGCCGGCATCACCTCGGTGATGGTCGCGCCGTGGCTGGGCGCCGAGACCGGGGGCGTCCGCGGCGTGGAACGGTTCCGCGCGCCGATCGAGCGGTTCGCCGAGACTGTGATCGCGAAGGTGCGACGCTGACCAGACCTTCCCGCCCCAACTCCGGTGGACAGGAGGATCCCCCGCACCGGCCGGGGGAACTGCGTGCGGGGGATCCTCTGCAGTGGTGCTGATCCGGCTACGCTGCCGGCGGCATCAGCACCGTGTCGATCAGGTACACCGTGGCGTTGGCCGTCTGCACGCCGCCGCACACCACCGACGCGTCGTTGACCAACAGGTCGTCGACGGACCCGGTCACGGTGACCGGAGCGCCCTGCACCGTCACGTGCTCACCGACCACCTGGTCAGGGGCGGCCTGGCCCGGCACCACGTGATAGGTCAGGATGCTGGTCAGCAGGTCGGCGTCGGTCTTGAGTGTCTCGATCGTGGCGGGGTCGATCTTGGCGAACGCGTCGTCGGTCGGCGCGAACACGGTG
Protein-coding regions in this window:
- a CDS encoding NADP-dependent oxidoreductase, which produces MSTLTNRQIVLRHRPHGLVAPGDTELVTAPVPEPADGEALVRTTYVGIDAAVRTWLDDQPSYLPPVQLGEVIRAAGIGEVVESRCAAYAVGDIVTTLTGFQEYTIVRDDLFTTPVPGPGDQVDQLAVMSIYGPTGATAYFGMTGIGRPQPGETVVVSAAAGATGSVAGQIAKIAGARVVGIAGGPHKCRAVVEDFGFDACIDYRNDDLRAALREHCPRGVDVYFDNVGGPILDAVLGRLAQKARVVLCGVISSYLTGEHPGPANYVNLLSKTAMMQGFNALDEWGRFDEAFAALRSWEEQGLITHREHIFDGIESCVDALNGLFTGANIGKTLVKVAG
- a CDS encoding fasciclin domain-containing protein — encoded protein: MTVKLKSLAGAGIAVAAAVGLSFGAAATASAAPVGPGCAGYVQQVPDGPGSVQGMAASPVATAASNNPLLTTLTQAVSGQLNPHVNLVDTLNGGEFTVFAPTDDAFAKIDPATIETLKTDADLLTSILTYHVVPGQAAPDQVVGEHVTVQGAPVTVTGSVDDLLVNDASVVCGGVQTANATVYLIDTVLMPPAA
- a CDS encoding deoxyribodipyrimidine photo-lyase; translation: MPAVLWLRRDLRLSDLPALLAAADVDGADTEVLACYVLDPRLKASSGPRRLQYLYDALRDVHDRLDGRLLVTEGHPGTRIPALAKAIGASSVHVSQDFTPFGRRRDDQVRDALGDIELVATGSPYLVSPGRVTKGDGTPYKVFTPFFAAWRKHGWRRPAESGPKSAHWIHPSDVKGARAVQIPDAGVELELPAGETAALRAWRQFVADGLTGYAEDRNRPDLSATSRMSAHLKFGAIHPRTMAADLGRGNGAQAYLRELAFRDFYASVVCEWPDSTWWNWNRSFDTIEVDDGQDAETSFEAWKKGRTGFPIVDAGMRQLAEVGFMHNRVRMIAASFLVKDLHLPWQWGARWFLEQLVDGDMANNQHGWQWAAGCGTDAAPYFRVFNPTTQGKKFDPSGDYVRRWVPELAGVDDVHDLGADRPEDYPAPIVDHGRERAEALRRYGAIG
- a CDS encoding acyl-CoA thioesterase II, producing the protein MTGVKQSWIADLVRFDRRDDVFVACPAAAGPGSRLFGGLIAAQALAAAGATVGAGKLPQSLHLYFVRGGRYGVEVELHVERTRDGRSFDTRRVTAIQQGAVILEMIASFHVPEPGPDEHPTPAQSVTLTEAGGKEPDIEFADRFDIRTRPDDDSVFAVPPFWIRTRDEIEDDPLIRACTLTFLSDFGPVPVARPSGAPLEPEAGSGTFAASLDHSVWFHRPFTPHNWHRYEVHRLNVGDSRGLVQGSLYDTAGTLIATTTQEALWRL
- a CDS encoding mycofactocin-coupled SDR family oxidoreductase, with the protein product MAPQVLQDKVVFITGAARGQGRAHAVRFAEEGADVIALDLCDQLECVAYPMATPEDLDETVRLVEKTGRRIVAEQGDVRDRNRLADVVAKGVAEFGRLDFVLANAGILPAAGAQGRDITAFTDAIAVMLNGVYFTIEAALPALLRNPDGGAIVITSSAAGFTSVSTEFATMNHGAAGYTAAKHGVVGVMRHFARSLAEKNVRVNSVHPGGVATPMVLNEALAEWAGEHPSFSAAQQALLQLPMMEPHHVSDTMVYLCGPSGRYLTGAAIPLDAGQTLK
- a CDS encoding TIGR03619 family F420-dependent LLM class oxidoreductase; translated protein: MQFWSGAAFLKATEAVPLARMLDEAGYDGMVTSDHMIYPRALNSAYPDSASGAPPWQPETEWPHAWVLTGAMAAVTTRLRFSNAVYIAPARPLLEVAKQVATAAVLSGGRVSLAAGIGWMREEYALMGQDFRTRGRRLDEMIPALRALWQGGWVSWSGEHYRVPEMMIEPHPPGPVPILTGGESEAALRRAARLCDGWVGYAYRWDDAVGYARRLTELRREYGRADEPFDILLALMEPASPDLYLRAEEAGITSVMVAPWLGAETGGVRGVERFRAPIERFAETVIAKVRR
- a CDS encoding DUF427 domain-containing protein: MSLVAGHGPLSRERAGRFSPPVAGDLVYLEPHPRRVQAFLDNRPVIDTEDAWMVHRRGAPLSYAFRSADIGELPSTPVPELPGYVVVAWTAVDTWLEEGRRLVHYPPNPYHRVDCRPTARSLRVAVGGSTLVDTDDTVIVFETALQPLLYVAPAFVRTDALRRSDTTSYCNYKGYATYWTAVVEGTVVEDVAWSYADPLPESLGIKDMLSFDGDKVDMTADLPGSVAAR
- a CDS encoding wax ester/triacylglycerol synthase family O-acyltransferase translates to MKRLNGVDAMMLYSETPEIHMHTLKVGVLDVTAVDGFDFEFFRRAALPRLHALAPLRYQLVDIPLKFHHPMWVQNAQIDVDYHIRRARVPAPGGRRELDQLIGEIASTPLDRRYPLWEMYVAEGLADNRIAVIHKVHHVLADGVASANQLAMAIQPREPEVGGQLAEVPPDSTAPRALLKAAARDHVRQLRRLPRLVNETAAGVSRVRRQARERGRHPDLARNFAPPPTFLNHVVTPGRRFATAPLALADVKETARHLGVTLNDIVLATAAGALRELQLRYDKKADSPLIAGVPVSFDTSPGRLVGNEFTYMTPSLPVHVPDPIARVRLTATATAIAKENHGLLGPTLLPSWLTYLPPAATPPIFRTQARRVESAMVMNLTISNVPGPKERGVIKGAVVDEIYSVGPIVAGSGMNITVWSYVDQLSISVLTDDRTLKDPHEATDALIASFAEIRAAAGLSDKLTPVEKTLPLAPAL
- a CDS encoding DUF2631 domain-containing protein; this encodes MASTEVERRTGVDVEDVPSAEWGWSTENYRFYQIGGLLVAGFLLLMIHGNHTGRVEDWFMVGFAAVVLAFVARSWYIHRHRDTQ